DNA sequence from the Chloroflexota bacterium genome:
ATGGGTATTCTCTACCATAACGACAGCATTTGACTCACCGGCAAGCATGCCTCCAGTGTGGATCAAGGCTGTCTCCCCCGGAGAGAGGGTTACCCCGGCAGGTTTACCCATGAGTATCTCACCCACTACCTTCAGATACGCAGGCTGGCTCTCTGAAGCACCATGGGTATCTTCAGCTCTTACCGCATAGCCATCCATGGCTGATCGGGGGAAATGAGGCAGATCAACCGGAGCCGACGTATCGTCAGCAAGCACCCGACCCAGAGCCTCACTGGTGGGTATAACCTCCACCCGTTTTATGGCTGAAAGATGAGGCTCAAGTCTGGACCAGGCTTCCTGTGGGGTAAGTACCGTGAATAACTGTGGCATCCTCGTGAGACTAGGTTAGCACGAGGTAGAATAGAAAGGCAAACGTTGCACCAAAGAGATCACAGTTCGCGAAAGAGCAAGGAGGGCCAATCCTCGGGGAGGGAGGCCTCCTGGGCAGTTCTCAACTCTCCTTGAAGAGGGGTAATGGAGATCATGCCCCTGTCTACTGCATGTATATCTGTTCCTTCCTCAGCGTTCCACCATGGCTGCCCTATGGTAATCCGGTAGTTGTCCTTGCTGCCATCGGGGCCCATGGTAATAGCAGTACCATAGCCACCTCTCCCGACCCTGGTGATCTCAACACCACCTATCTTCTCTAAAGGTAGATTGGGTAGGTTTACATTGAGCAGTAGAGCCCCAAACCCTTTACAGCTAACTTTGCCGACCAGCAGAGGTGCCAGCCTGGCAGCAATTTCAAAGTTGGTTTCTTCTCCTGCCTGTACTGAAAGGGCAACCGATGGCACACCATGAAGATAACCCTGCAGGGCTGCGCCTACTGTCCCTGAGAGGAGTACATCATACCCCATATTCGATCCCCTGTTGATACCGGAGAAGACTATCGCGATGTCCTCCATGATCCGCAGAGCCAGGATAACGCTGTCTCCCGGCGTTCCCCCAACCGAATAGGCCTTTACCGACGGCACCAATGAGTCCACCTCGGTCAATTTCACTGATCGATGCAGACTGATGGAGGTGCCAGTGCCGCTCTGCTCGCGATCAGGAGCAAACACGACCACCTCGCCAACCCTGGTTAGCCGCTCAGCAAGAGCCCAAAGGCCGGGAGCATGTATGCCATCATCATTAGTAACCAGTATCTTCATTTGTCATTGCGAGCCTGTCTCCGAGCGAAGCGGGGAGACAGGCAAAACAAACTCAAGCCTAGCACCAGAGACTGCCGCATCGCCCTTCCCACGGAAGGGGCTCCTGGCAGTAACGCGGGTTAATGCCCATTAGGTATACTTGTAGAACCCCCAGCCATTCTTCTTTCCGTAGCGCCCCATGGTGACCATTGCCTTGAGCAACGGCGGCGGAGCATAAACGGGGTCCTTGAACTCGTCGTACATGGCGCAGGCCATGGCGTACATGGTGTCTAGTCCGGCAAAGTCCATCAGGGTGAAAGGCCCCATCGGTGAATTCGTCGCCCCCATCCAGGCCTGATCCATTTCCTCTATAGTGGTCCATCCCTCGTCGAGCATGCGGATGGCGTTCATCATGAATGGGAAGCCAAGGCGATTGACGAGAAAACCAGGTGTATCCTTGGCAAAGACCACCTTCTTGCCCAGTGACTTACTGACCTTCTCCGCCATCTCGACGGTCTCTTTGGAAACGGCGATAGTCTTCACGATCTCCACCATCGGCATGACCGGGACGGGCTGGAAGAAATGCATACCGATTACCTGGGACGGCCTCTTCGTTGCCATCGCCATCTGCAAAATGGATAAACACGAGGTGTTGCTGGCCAGGATCGCATGCTTAGGGCAGACTTTGTCAGCAGCCGCAAACACCCTCTTCTTCTCCTCCATATTCTCAATCACAGCCTCTATCACCAGGTCACAATCCTGGAAATCTTCCATCTTAATAGTGCCGTGGAGACGTGCAAGGGTAGCATCTCGATCCTGCGCTGACAATTTGCCCTTGCTAAACGCTTTCTCCAGCGAAGACTTGAGCGACGCCATACCCTTATCCAGAAACTGCTGATTAACTTCCAGGACCACTGTTGAGTAGCCAGAACGAGCACAGACCTCAGCAATGCCCGAGCCCATTAATCCGCAGCCGACTACACCCACTTTCTTGATTTCCATGAAACCTCCTTTATTCCCACTCCAGAAGTCTATCTAAGCAGAAAGCTCAATAAGCTTTCCTTTAAGTCCCTCCAGCCTCTCCTTATATGGTTGGGCAAATCTATCTGACTCCTGCTGCCACTCCGGGAGAACCCTGTGGTTGATGCTGCCAATGGCGCTACCTGAAATCCTTAGCTGGTGCAACACCCCCCTGGCTGCAACCTCTATCTCTTGTCTCCCTTCTTGCTCAACCTCCCGGTATTCTTGAAAGAGTTGCTCTATCTCAGCCTTGATTTCCTTTATATCTCCCTCTTTCTTTAAACCGGAAATCCCTTCAACTACCTTCTCCAATCTTTCATAGTTGCCTAGATCGATCGACTGAATTAGTTTAGAGGCCAGGGAGGCTCTAACCAGATCTTTTTCCTCAGCCTTATACTTGTCGAGTTCTACTTCCAATTGCCACAGAGCCAGTCCGCTGAGGTACTTGTCAGTCAGTATTTGCGCGATCTCGCCGTATTTCTCTTCCTTTTGTCTCTTCAGTTCCCCGGGAGAGAGCTTGCCTAACCTATCCACCTTCTCCATAGCCAACTCCCAGGCACTCTTTATCTCTCCCACACTGACCTCCAATACCGAAGAGCAGGAAAGCAGGTTGACTGCTTTCCTGCCAATGTTCACTGCAGGGCTGGTCTCGCTAAAGTATCAGACCGAGACGTTCCCCTCCTATTATAGCGTGCTATATCCACCGTTGACGCTGATAGTCTGGCCATGGATGAAGGAGGCGGCATCGGAGCACACGTAGAGAACTGTATTGGCCACATCCTGCGGCACAGCAACTCGCCCGATAGGATACAGTTTCAACTGCATCTTCTTCATGTCCTCAGGCATGGTTTCCTGCGTGACGCCCTGGGTCATGGACAACTCGGAGACATGCTCCTTCTTCTCCGGGATAACGCCGGCAGGGCAGATACAGTTGACGTTAATGTTGTGGCGGCCCACCTCCTTGGCAATGGCCTTGGTGAAGCCGATGACACCACCCTTACACGCCGAATAAACCACCTGTCGGAACTCCCCTATCCTACCCGCCTCGGAACCAATGTTGCAGATCTTGCCATACTTGCGGGGGATCATCTGTTCCAGCGCTGCCCTGGTGCAATTAAGAACGCTCCAGAGGTTCAGGTTGACCATCTTCTGCCAGGTCTCCCGCTTCTGCTCCATGAAGAGCCCCCAGGGGCTGTCCAGCCAGCCGACGCCATTGACCAGCACATCGATCTTGCCGAAATCCTTCATAGTCTCTTTGACCATCGCATCAACGGACTCAAAGCTGGTCACGTCTGTCTTTATGAATACGATCTTCCCGCCCCCACCCAGAGCACCGGCCTCGGCCGCCACCTTGGGCCCCTGCTTCTCATCGATGTCGGCGATAACTACATTCGCTCCCTCTTTGGCAAAAGCCAGCACATTGGCCCGGTTGATATTGGAGCTTCCTCCAGTCACAATTACTATCTTACCTTTATAACCCAGATCCATGTTCCCTCCTCCTGTTTGAATTCATTGCTTCTGATGACAGAGCGCTGATTAATTCGCCCAAACGAATCGGT
Encoded proteins:
- a CDS encoding SDR family NAD(P)-dependent oxidoreductase codes for the protein MDLGYKGKIVIVTGGSSNINRANVLAFAKEGANVVIADIDEKQGPKVAAEAGALGGGGKIVFIKTDVTSFESVDAMVKETMKDFGKIDVLVNGVGWLDSPWGLFMEQKRETWQKMVNLNLWSVLNCTRAALEQMIPRKYGKICNIGSEAGRIGEFRQVVYSACKGGVIGFTKAIAKEVGRHNINVNCICPAGVIPEKKEHVSELSMTQGVTQETMPEDMKKMQLKLYPIGRVAVPQDVANTVLYVCSDAASFIHGQTISVNGGYSTL
- a CDS encoding 3-hydroxybutyryl-CoA dehydrogenase, with translation MEIKKVGVVGCGLMGSGIAEVCARSGYSTVVLEVNQQFLDKGMASLKSSLEKAFSKGKLSAQDRDATLARLHGTIKMEDFQDCDLVIEAVIENMEEKKRVFAAADKVCPKHAILASNTSCLSILQMAMATKRPSQVIGMHFFQPVPVMPMVEIVKTIAVSKETVEMAEKVSKSLGKKVVFAKDTPGFLVNRLGFPFMMNAIRMLDEGWTTIEEMDQAWMGATNSPMGPFTLMDFAGLDTMYAMACAMYDEFKDPVYAPPPLLKAMVTMGRYGKKNGWGFYKYT
- the surE gene encoding 5'/3'-nucleotidase SurE; this encodes MKILVTNDDGIHAPGLWALAERLTRVGEVVVFAPDREQSGTGTSISLHRSVKLTEVDSLVPSVKAYSVGGTPGDSVILALRIMEDIAIVFSGINRGSNMGYDVLLSGTVGAALQGYLHGVPSVALSVQAGEETNFEIAARLAPLLVGKVSCKGFGALLLNVNLPNLPLEKIGGVEITRVGRGGYGTAITMGPDGSKDNYRITIGQPWWNAEEGTDIHAVDRGMISITPLQGELRTAQEASLPEDWPSLLFREL